The Miscanthus floridulus cultivar M001 unplaced genomic scaffold, ASM1932011v1 fs_292_3_4, whole genome shotgun sequence genome includes the window agtataaaccttgtgtctctttgcatcaccatccgggattagggacacgcagtacaaattcactcgttggttgagggacccccggttccaaaacaccgacagttggcgcgccaggtaggggactctgcgtgtcagcttcgtcatcctagcaagttccggatggcagaccacatacgaccattgcgcctcggcaccatagtttggttcgggagcctagagttcatgtctctagggcatgagtacgacatggtgctcctcactcctcgaaccccaccgtccgacgacgaagtcgcgccccggcagcccaggcgtaggcggcgtccgggcggccgctctcgccacgctcgccgggcacggcgcgagcaaggccaccccgacgctacgcgagcccggggcagcacgacactccccgccgatatcctgcgaccagctgttggtacggggtccctgactggggacctgtctgacctgagcctggacaaaggaaaatcgccgggggcttacgacgatgcccagtcatctaaccccgctccgccactccctgaagaaccgaccccggcggggcagaatctggagacggccccgttcccatacccctttgggttgagaaatgccgccacctcctacgcctacgcttacgctgccgctcacgagcacccctcggaacgccgccagcgcttcgctctcgacctgagcacccactccgacccctcggacgaggacgaggcgtggcccggggtggatttctccgaactccacaaccctggggctttacgccaattcttggccgcaagcgactactgcctcggctattccgactccgacgacgaagggacttacgatccatcccgtgagtgcttccacgtcgggctcgggatgccaacggtGGGCGAAGAGGAAGAAGGGACAGGCACTCGTTCACCGCCCCGGGCGGGGACGGGTGGTGCCACGCCTCCGCGTCTCgtagccccggcagcacggaacgagaatctcgtccacggggggcatcgtcgcccagacctggagcagctccgcgagcttcaggccaaggtcgaacaggaccgactccttctgcaacagctccgggacactctcgagcaggagcagcgagggcgcggtgagggcggaggagcccgagggcgggcccgcgacgttcatcaccgcatcaacgacaacgagggcggagagccacccccaatctttaaccgcgctagccagaatgtcgcagctgctgcgatgctgatccgagcgatgcccgagccctccaccaccgaagggcgacgggtccgcggagagctccgcgacctcctcgagaccgcagcagtgcagcaggccgaaagttccgcctcccgccggcgcggaggcacttcggagcaacccacggcacgacctcgccaaggccaggatgcctcggtccgtcccgagcccgctcgcgcgccgacggtcaacagggccccctcggtgcgcgaccgacctggacaccaacgcgaggtacaaggcgaccacgaggtagttggcaggcgacggcgccacgacgacggagccgcccgaggctaccacccgcaccgaggcggtcgctacgacagtggtgaggaccgcagcccctcccctgagccgccaggacctcgggtcttcagcagggccatccgcgttgctcctttccccgcccggttccgacagccggccaacctcaccaagtatagcggcgagacgaaccctgagctatggctagccgattatcgcctggcttgtcagctgggtggcgcggacgatgatctgctcatcatccgcaatctccctttactcttgacggactcggcgcgagcctggcttgagcatctccccccctcgcaaatccacgactggcgcgacttggttaggatcttcgtcgggaacttccagggcacttacgtgcgccctgggaattcctgggatctcaagaactgccgccagaagccggacgagtctctccgagacttcatccggcgcttctccaaacagtgcaccgagctacccagcgtcggtgactcggagatcgtccaggctttcctctccggcaccacttgtcgggacttggtccgagagttagggcgcaacgtcccgcgctctgccgccgcgctcctcgacatcgccaccaacttcgcctcgggcgaagaggcggtgggggccatcttccccaacaacgacgccaaggggaagcagaaggacgaggcccccgaggcctcgcccacccgcgtccctaagagaaagaagaagggccgcccggggaagcaggaggtcctcgaggccgttcacgtcgccacaacagatcgcagaaatccccgaggcccccgcggccccgggctatttgacgacatgctaaagaagccctgtccttaccatcaaggcccggtgaagcatgccctcgaggaatgcaccatgctccggcgttactacgccaggctcgggctccccgacgacgatgaggccaggaaaaggggcgccggcgaaagggacggtgataaagatgatgggtttcccgaggtacgcaacgctttcatgatctttggcggaccctcggcatgcctcacggcgcgccagcgaaagagggaacgccgggaggtcttctcggtcagggtagccaccccccggtacctcgattggtctcgggaagcaatcacctttgaccgggatgaccaccctgattacgttccaaaccccgggcagtacccgctggtcgtcgacccgatcatcggcaacacccggctcaccaaagtactcatggacggaggcagcggcctcaacatcctctacgccaacactctggagctcctggagctcgaccaatcaCGGCTTCGGggtggttccgcgcccttccacggcgtcgtgccagggaagcgcacacgacccctcggacgcatcgacttacccgtctgctttggcaccccatccaactaccgtaaggaagccctcaccttcgaggtagttgaattcaagggggcttaccacgccatcttggggcgcccgtgctacgccaagttcatggcgatccccaactacacctacctcaagctcaagatgccaggccccaacggcgtcatcaccgtcgagtccacgtacgaacatgcatacgactgcgacgtcgagtgcatcgagtacgccgaggccagtcgtggaggccgagaccctcatcgccaatctcgaccagcttggtagcaaggttcccgacgccaagcggcgcgccgggaccttcgaacccgcggaggccgtcaagttCGTCCCagtcgatcccaccgtccccgacggtcggggactgaagatcagcgccaccctcgacagcaaataggaggccgtgctcgtcgactttctccgtgcgaacgtcgatatgttcgcatggagtccctcggacatgccaggcataccaagggaggtcgccgagcacgccttagatatccggccaggctccaggccggcaaagcagcgcctgcgccggtttgacgaggagaagcgcagggccatcggcgaagaagtacagaagctcgtggcagccgggttcatcaaggaagtatcccatccagagtggttggctaaccctgtactagtcaggaagaaaagtggcaagtggaggatgtgcgtggactacactggtctaaataaagcatgcccgaaagtcccattcccactaccacgaattgaccaaatcgtcgactccactgcaggatgcgaaaccctctccttccttgatgcgtattccggttaccaccaaatcaagatgaaagagtccgaccagctcgcgacttctttcatcactccattcggcatgtactgctacgtaaccatgccgtttggcctcagaaacgcaggggccacttaccaacggtgcatgatccaagtctttggcgaacatatcggacgaaccgttgaggcctatgtggatgacatcgtagtcaagtccaggaaggccggcgatctcgtcggcgacctggaggttgccttcacatgtctcagaaagaaggacatcaagctcaaccccgagaagtgtgtcttcggggtcccccgaggcatgctcttaggattcatagtctcggaacgtgggatcgaggccaacccggagaaggtctcggccgtgaccaacatgggcccgatccgagacctcaaaggcgtgcagagggtcatgggatgccttgcggccctgagccgcttcatctcccgcctcggcgaaaaaggcctgcccctgtaccgccttttGAGAAaggccgagcgcttttcttggaccgccgaggccgaggaagccctcgccaggctcaaagcactgctcaccaacccccccgtcctggttccgcccagccgagggcgaacacctcttactctacgtcgccgcgacgacccaagtggtcagcgcggccgtagtcgtcgagaggcaggagaagggacacgctctgcccatccagcgacctgtctacttcatcagcgaagtgctctccgagactaagacacgttaCCCGCACATCCAGAAGTTAgtttacgccatagtcttggctcgacgcaagctgcgtcactacttcgagtcccacccggtgactgtggtgtcgtcttttcctctgggagagataatccaaaaccgggaggcctcgggtagaatagccaaatgggctgtcgaactcatgggggagaccttgtctttcgcgcctcggaaagcgatcaaatcacaggtcctggccgactttgtagccgagtggaccgacacacagctgccacccgttcaaatccaatcagaatgctggaccatgtacttcgacgggtctctgatgaagactggggccggcgcgggcctgctcctggtctcgcccctcggaatacacatgcgctacatgatccggcttcacttcgccgcctccaacaatgtcgccgaatacgaggccctcgtcaacggcctgcaaatcgccatcgaacttggagtacgacgtctcgacgtacggggtgattcgcagctcgtcgtcgatcaggtgatgaaagagtcaagctgccacgaccccaaaatgaaggcgtactgcgcgatggtacgtcgtctggagaacaagttcgacggtctcgaactcaaccacgttgcacgaaagttcaacgaggccgcagacgaactggcaaagatggcgtcggcacggaccccggcccctccgaacgtcttcgccagagacctccacaagccgtccgtcgactacgcctcggcgacggaagaggacccatcggccgagcccaccgcagggctcgaggccccctctgccgccgagaccccgccagccgagcccgaggcgaTGGCGATTGACGAAGAGCCTCCCAAgaccgaccaaggaacggactggcgagtccctctccttgatcgcctcgtccgaggagagcttcctgctgacagaaccgaagcccgacggcttgcgcgacgcgccaagacttacgtcctctgcgacggcgagttatataggcgcagcccatctggtattctccaacgatgcatcaccaccgaggctggccaatccttacttcaggacttacacgcgggagtctgcgggcaccacgcggcgcctcggacgctcgtaggtaacgccttccgccaaggtttctattggccaacagcggtggccgacgccacaaagctagtacgcacctgcgagggatgccagtactatgctcgacagacgcacctcccggcccaagccctccaaaccatccccatcacatggccattcgctgtgtggggactggacatggttgggcctctgcagaaggcacccgggggctatacccatctgctggtagctatcgacaaattctctaaatggatcgaggctcgtccgatcgctcagatcaaatccgagcaagcggtgctgttctttacggatatcatccacaggttcggggttcctaacaccatcatcactgacaatgggacacaattcaccgggcgcaagttcctaacgttttgcgacgaccaccacatccgggtggcctgggcggccgtagggcacccaaggacgaatggccaagtagagcgtgccaacggcatgatcctacaaggccttaagccaagaatattcaaccagttgaagaagtttggcaagaaatggcttgccgaactcccgtcagtcatctggagcctaagaaataccccgagccgagccacgggattcacaccgttcttcctggtctatggagccgaggccatcctccccactgacttagaatacggctccccgaggctacaggcgtacaacgagcaaagcaaccgcactgcccgcgaagacgccctcgaccaactggaggaagcccgcgacgtcgcgctactacactcagccaggtatcagcaagccctacgacgctaccaagcccggcgcgtccaaagccgggacctgaaggtgggcgacctagtgctgagactgaggcagagcaacaagggccgccacaagctgaccccaccctgggaggggccgtatatcgtcgctcaagtgctgaagcccgggacctacaagttagccaacgagaagggcgaaatcttcaccaacgcttggaacatagaacagctacgtcgtttctacccttaaatttccaaacgttgtttacattgtttcctcgaaataaataaagaagcgttctttaattgttataatctttcgaggaacccccttatagacaaatcggctgtatagaacccaaggaccgaaagatcgtctcaagggcgaaaaggccggccgagtcgtgagaacggcctatgcctctgggctacggcagctccctcaccaccgtttcgcccaaaggacagcttaggttccgaggaagttctttgcagagaggttgtctatcgataggggctcgacgtcactataacgcaataagggagactcggctctgcctctgcaaagtcgagcctccctcgggggctaaaaagggggaacccccctaagtcccggacaccatttctcaaccgtttttccgaaaatttccacgccaaactctctcgcgctccgacgggaccttcgcaagaaacccaaagaccaaaagcctgtctggaggccaaagggccggccgggtcgtgagaacggcctacgcctctgggctacggcagctccctcaccacccttcgccgaaggacggcttaggttccgagggatttcttcgcgatcgagacagagggcacgaacttagaaatagaatggaaaacggttaagaagcacacatacgcaaatactttaagggcctcgacggccacaaaaaacgtcacgattcggcaactaactcgatccggttacatggccccttttggcccaggtcaaagctcaaggatcggcggctggcgcgggagggaccacctcttcttcgaacagcttggccaacgcggtgccaggtgcctcggccgcctccaacagcctcacgacctctgcatcagcctcctcgtcatcttctggcaacacgtagccgtcgctgacagcctcgaggttgatggcgtagtgcgaggagacgacggccagggcgcgcttgacacccgtgtgcaacgcccctcggagtctctcgcggacgtggccgctcaacgcgatgaggcggctcccaagggagctagctgattggacctcctcgacgtccagagcctcgcaggcagaccggacagcgctgcgcagcgcctcgtgctcccggacctcgacatccagcgctgcttgcgccgcgacggaggcctcagccgcctgggaggcctctttctccagatctacgtcgcaacaaggggtcaggagtcaagcgcgaaccaggacaaaaagagcaaatggaacgaggaacatggttcagcggaacttaccctcggccttgcccttccaggctgagacctcgacccgagaggcctcggccgccttggtagcctctgccagggcgacttttgtcgcctgatgctcgctctgctccgcacccagctgcccggctgtagccttcgcagaggccgtcgcttcttgggcccgaagcctgaaggagtctcgctcctcctccagttccttgatcttggccaccagaggggcggactgctccttagccatggccaactccgcctgaatgtcggcacaacgaaggcggaggtcctccacttccgcactccgcgccgacaatagtccctgggcatcggcaagcaagcccttctggcgccggagctggtcccagatatccctctcatttcgcaggaacaccgatttcccaagggatcgggtctcgagctcctaaggaggcaaaacaaaaaacacacgTCAAAACACTGCGagcgggctcggagagaaaacaactcGGCACGAGACACGAAAGTACTCACCCGAGTGACACCAGGCAAGTCCCTTTCCATgacagtcatcgctgtctgcaacgACCGCACGGCCAATCGGCGATactcctcgagggtatcccaacgccccccctcggcgacgtcctcaagggcgaacacaggctccccctcgggatcagcctggtcccgccagaaaacacgcgggaagttccacccacggggctcgggccgtagcgggacaagggccgaactcccctcggcaggatctgggacttgttgctccgcggtactggccgcctcggcgtccgccgcctccttccctcgggaagaatcatcagacgagattgtctgaaccaggggcggcgccaaagtttgccccgcctccacctccatcgcctcggtctcgacggacccgggggctctggcctccgccatctctacctcgatggccccggAGTCCACCGCCCTGGCCTCGGAGGTCTTGGGCGccccggcctcaccctcaatggcctcggcagtgctagacgccccagcctccgtcgccccaagacccacgacatcgcgaggcgtgggctcctcctcctccactcgctccgcggccgcctcggccccctgttcctgggcagccgcctcctccgaaacggcctcacccgacgccgcgccacgtcgCACGcctgcctgcgcctccgctgcctgatgggcggaagagctaacgttcaccttgagcgccttacggggcgccaagggagggtctcccaccagaagcgtctggctgcaagaaaagacactcccaaggtcagcatgcaaccaaggggcaaacaagaagcggactccgccaggaaagacgcttaccgcgaacggggatgcaaccgcttcgacaccgtccgcctcctctgcaacggcggcggtggtggcagcagcgcggcctcggtgtccaccagcgccagctggtccccgtcggaccccggcacctcctcgacccttcgcggagataatggggtcgcccccaccgtcacccgctcaacctccaccgtcgaacccatcgggccgacggcacgctcctccgacacccgcgcctcgggtgtgccggcctcggcgccgggacgggccaccactggccccgggacacctcctcctcctcctaggggcgtcaggctccttgccggcgccccgggaaccatctccctgatgtcggggaggtgttccaggcaggccgtccccacctcgcgcccaccgccgtcgctcgaagaatccgacaccgacgacgagggagacggctccaaagggagaccgtcgagcctctggcgccggcgacgggcgtccagcttttcgcgcgcgaggatcttcttcgtgcgcttcgcctcctgggcatctttcttcttcttctcctcctcggcacgcgccctgttcacggatcgccgccgggcgtcctcaggaacgggcggcggggagcctcgcacgtctcttatcccctgtgagaacgacgaagtaagacaacagaccaaaaaggcgaaaaacaagaaggacgcgaaagcctcgacaacatccaacttaccagcgagacatacccccgcgacgggcgcatcgggaacggcatcaagtcatcgagcctcggcttcccgtctaccgcctccctcacccgacgcagggtctcgtcatcggtaagggcgaaggcggacatcttgataccggcgaccgggtcgctcggcgtcatctcgaacagccgccgccgccgggccattagcggcaacaccctccggcggtgaaaggccgccacgaccacggccgccgaaaggccgcagtcacgcagcttccccaaggccctcaagagcggttccagcctaggctggtcgaccttgatgacgccgtacccccatttctccggttgactctctacaacccgcccggtataagggggaagtcctccgccgtcgttgcggaggtagaaccagccgtcataccaacgacggttggacgttgacagctgagccgggatgtagagggactgccggtcttggcgcacgtggagggtgcagccgccggccctctgcgccttccgagcccccctcgttccccccggcttggaggtgaacgtcgctcggaacaaatggagccacaactcccagtggggagcaatccccagatacccctcgcagacggcgacgaagatggccgcctgcgcgatggagttggggctgaaattgtgcagctccacgccatagtagtgcgggagtgcccgcatgaagctatccgccggcgacccgaagcctcgctcgtggaagacgacgaagctcaccacgtaaccgtcgcgcggcctcggctccgactcgtcccccggagcaatccactccggctcgtcggggtcggtgatcgggcgaagaagaccggcctccacgagcgactgcagcttctcctcggtgacgtcggaccgctcccagggatccgccgggaggatgacgggaccaccagccattgcgcggcggaggacgctgctacggcggtaatctctctccctctctctttcgatctctcgccctcgcacttctcttccccggcgctctatgctctcagcaacggcacggaggcagcaaaagcgaacgcggaaaaggtaaggagggagagggcgaggctgtttgcgtatttatgcagggacgaatcgaaaccaccg containing:
- the LOC136531167 gene encoding uncharacterized protein, whose translation is MAEARAPGSVETEAMEVEAGQTLAPPLVQTISSDDSSRGKEAADAEAASTAEQQVPDPAEGSSALVPLRPEPRGWNFPRVFWRDQADPEGEPVFALEDVAEGGRWDTLEEYRRLAVRSLQTAMTVMERDLPGVTRELETRSLGKSVFLRNERDIWDQLRRQKGLLADAQGLLSARSAEVEDLRLRCADIQAELAMAKEQSAPLVAKIKELEEERDSFRLRAQEATASAKATAGQLGAEQSEHQATKVALAEATKAAEASRVEVSAWKGKAEDLEKEASQAAEASVAAQAALDVEVREHEALRSAVRSACEALDVEEVQSASSLGSRLIALSGHVRERLRGALHTGVKRALAVVSSHYAINLEAVSDGYVLPEDDEEADAEVVRLLEAAEAPGTALAKLFEEEVVPPAPAADP